tcactccatagaacattttcccaaaacctttggggtttgtccagatgatttttggcatactggagtctattttccttggtcctggtagtcagaagtggggtgcgcctgggagttctggcatggaggctttCATCTCGtactgggacgaaacctgcgttcccccctctgcaatgtcctgttgtagttcctcagctgttacccgggggtttttcaccactgtacgcttcaaataccggacagcagttgcacacagcatcctctttctaccatgcccgggtagtgtttccactgtgcctttagctttaaacttgcgaattatgctcccaactgtatctcttggaatgtgtaatgtctttgctattattttatatccatatcctttcttatgaagagaaattacctcttctcttgacttctttgaccactcactggacttcaccatgttgcaaatacaccattgaccatctacaggaagctgagcatcacagtctttttcaatcagtttaattgttgctcgttatggttctaatcacatctacaggtgttttcaacacctgattgacaagaccttattcaaattctgttcttaagagttatgatctttaaGGGGTTTAATAATTTTGTCAattagatattaagagaaatgacactgtttggtatgttacaaaatataatgttgtaattcaagttgcatttgtctatttaatgcatctttatttgatatgactataaacaaaatacggaataaatgtccaatttgctaaaacaccaaaattgtgtgggggttgaataattttgatcacaactgtgtgtgtaatatatatctccatccattctctaccgcttattccctttggggtcgcggggggcgctgttgcttaattcagctacaatcgggcggaaggcggggtacaacttggacaagtccccatctcatcgcagatatatatatatatatatatatatatatatatatatatatatatatatatggcagcacgatggcagaggggttggtgcgtctgcctcacaatacgaaggtcctgaatagtcctgggttcaatcccgggctcgggatctttctgtgtggagtttgtatgtcctccccgtgactgcgtgggttccctccgggtactccggcttcctcccacttccaaggtcatgcacctggggataggttgattggcaacactaaattggccctagtgtgtaaatgtgggtgtgaatatcgtctgtctatctgtgttggccctgcgatgaggtggcgacttgtcctgggtgtaccccgccttccgcccgattgttgctgaggtAGGTACCAGGgcctcccgtgaccccaaagggaataagcggtagacaatggatggatatgtgtgtgtatatatatatatatatatatatatatatatatacacacatatgtatatgtatgtgtgtgtttatacatatatatatatatatatatatatatatatatatatatatatatatatatatatatatatactgtatgtgtgtgtgtgtatatatatatatatgtgtgtgtgtatatatatatatgtatatatatatatatatatatactgtatgtgtgtatatatatatatatgtatgtatgtgtatatatatatatatatatatatatatatatatatatatatatatatgtatgtatttcaaTGAACTGAATACTTGTACATAAATGttagttttgtatttgttttgttttataatcATTTTTGCTCCTAATTGCTTTTCCCCCATGTATTTACaggttttttctttttaatataaCGCCTGAACTACAATTATGTGGCCAAATCaaggtatgcatgcatgttttgTTGCATCACATTTCTATAATTTGGTGGCTGAATATGCATatttaaatatgtgtgtgtgtgtgtgtgtgtgtgtgtgtgtgtgtgtgtgtgtgtgtgtgtgtgtgtgtgcgtgcgtgcgtgcgtgcgtgcgtgcgtgcgtgcgtgcgtgcgtgcgtgcgtgtgcgcgcaCTAGGTCAATCCAACCCAGCCTTCCCTCCTGGCTACAACCCTGCATATCCTGCTGTCCCACCTGCAGGAGTCTTCCCCCAGCCTCCACGTACACAGTTCACACCTGTCCAGTATCCAGTCGGCCTCAACCCGGCCATGGTACCTAACGCGCCTCTTGGCGTGATGCCCTATATAGCCCCAGGTCCCCAATCTTACCCCGTGGCGGCTGGAGGATACCCAGCAGTCCCGGTGGCAGGCGCCTACCCGCGCTCACCTAAAGGGCATCACCACAAGAAAAAAGGGCATCATCACCACAAAGGCCTTTACCCTGGAGGCATTAACACCTTGGGTGGGGGCTTGAATCACTTGGGTGGGGGCTTGAATCACTTGGGTGGCTTGAATCACTTGGGTGGGGGCTTGAATCACTTGGGTGGCTTAAATCACTTGGGTGGGGGCTTGAATCACTTGGGTGGGGGCGTCAGCGGAACTTTGACAGGACTGGCCATGGGGTTAGCGGGACATAAAGTCAACAAGAAGTTGAAGAAGGGGAAGAAGCTGAAGAAGGGTCACCATTATGGCGGGCACCATAAACATGGTGGCAAGGTGAGCGGTCGTTATTTAAACCTGTTCACTGTTGTGGAAAATCAGCTGATACGTGTTCAATTATTTCATTAATATGAATACTTTCAGATGGGAAaagacaataaataaataaatgataaatgggttgtacttgtatagcgcttttctaccttcaaggtactcaaagcgctttgacactacttccacatttaccaagTATTAATTAAGATTTGTATTTTTTGATAACAAAATATATCGCTACGGCTATTTTGTTTAACCATTAAGTTAATGTGAGCAGATAGAAGTTATATTATATCATGGAACATGTTATGATTTGAATACAGATAATTCTAGGAGACATTTCTCAGACTTTGAAATTCCCCCTCTAAAggcctagtggccacatgcgtggagagcaccttttagctcttatttccgaAACCGTGTACACatctgaattggggtcttatggccacttatgttgacgcttatactgccatctggtggtgtcagaagaggatAACATACAatgtaatttggaaaaaaaagtgtagaaataagaattagcatgtcactaaacatgaagtacatttTTGTTCCTTATGGATGGTACATCATATACcgtaaaaagatgatttttagtatttattttaattagggtgtccaataaacccaaatagcaaagagaaataaaaaaaagcaggCAAACAAAGAGCTTGGGCCTTTAGAGGTTACATTGATGCAAAAATGTGATTATTTTACAATGCTATGATCATATATGAAAGGATATTAGTATTCTGGATTACTTTTTGCACATAAAGCAccattactttatttaaaaaaaatatacagatAGAAAAAATGTATCGGAATTTTCAGCAATTTTTTGAATTGCGGCTTTAATTATTTTGATATAGGACTACACCTAATACGTGTTATACTTTGTTTAATATGACTGTAGTGTTTGAATCTAAAAtgttgaatacaattaaaaatctAGAAAATGGGGTAATATCAGTTTGAATGTATTGTATTGCATTgcataatgcagtggttctcaaccttttttcagtgatgtaccccctgtgaacatttttttaattcaagtaccccctaatcagagcaaagcaatttttgttgaaaaaaagagataaagaagaaaaatatagcactatgtcatcagtttctgatttattaaattgtataacagtgcaaaatatggataatttttagtgttttttcttgaactatttggaaaaaaagatatacaaaaaaatgaaaacttgtagaaaaataaacaagtgattcaattctaaataaagatttctacacatagaagtaatcatcaacttaaagtgctctctttggggattgtaatagagatccatctggattcatgaacttaattctgaacattttttcacaaaaaaaaaaagaaatctttaacatcaatattaatggaacatgtccacaaaaaatcttgctgtcaacacagaatatttcattgttttattttttcacaatttatcaacttacattcatattttgttgacgtattattcaatagattttgaattgctgctatttttagaatatttaaaaaaaaatctcacgtgccccgtggcataccttcaagtaccctcagggtaCTAGgcatatccccatttgagaaccactggcataatgtattgttaaatacaattttttttattttgggcgggaaaaaaaatagatttttgccATACAGTCCTAACTTTCTTATGGACAAAATAAAATTTTGTGTTTAGAGGGAGAGAGGAATAACTATATCAGAATTTTATACAAAGAATGCATTAATAAACTCATGTTTTGTTTGTCCTCACAGTCCTccagtagcagcagcagcagtagcagcagcagcagcagctcagACTGAGGAAATGGTCCATTATTGTACTGTAAATACACCAACATTTATAAAAAGTGACTGTCTGCTAAAACAACTTGCCAATAAATAATTTAACACGATTTGTAGAATGAAACAGTTCATTCTAATATTACTTGGGctatgtacggcataattctagAAATCTCAATATTAGCTTATTTGACCACTGCACAGTTAACAGCCACCGGGTTGCATTATATTTGTTGTTTTGAAAGTATAAAGTCTGCATATTATATTTTCCAGacggtgtttattttttttatagatttaTAAAATGGTGATATGGTGGaagaaatgtctaaaaatgtaatattttccaTGTTGGTACTCTGGTTGTATGGTCTACAATTAAAGTatgaatgaattaaaaaaaggtaCTATACTCCCTTTGAAAAAATACTGGTCCTTGATGGCGtgccatgcacacacacacagtacacacaaGCGGAAACCTAATGGAGACAAAAGAGGGGGAATGGATGTATTTTGGCTTAACAACGAACAATAGAAGTGAAGCTATCTAAGCGGTGCTCTAAAACATAGCTAGCTGGCGGCTAACATccctctgcagtgttttagctacttataaatcactaatccttggtTCAGTGGCGACACActctgtttcttacaagtatcatcactgCAGGGTGGGAATAGACACACCATAGgaatacaatagctaaccgccaACTGCAAGGTAgcgttcctgaatgtaaacaaataatggATCTATcgattgtaacgataccaagtacaaaagttGTGTCATCAATgttacaatgattacatcgatattttttaacaaaCCCAAAAGGTTATGTAATGTACGACCCTGTAACAACATGGTATTAGATCAGTTCCCTATTTTTTAGTATCACCCAAAACATGTGTTAAGTATCCAAACCACAGAAGAATCAGTGCATTTTAacagaaaagggacaagcggtagacaatggatggaagtaatgtagatagaacatgttaaaacacatattaaccagatattaacagtaaatgaagaagtaCATTTATAATGCAACcattttgtctcataatttcgacaaaatattacaaactgattttatatgttactgcatataccacaagctccacaaaccacgttaaacccagattccgatctaacaaaggtcttaactcattctctttctatgccacatcaatgtggaatgcactcccaacaggtgtaaaagtaagtgcatctctatagtccttcaaaaccgctctaaaacaacacctccaggcaacttcaaccctttactaataccctcctccattcacatcccatctccccggattataaataacgtaatataaataatcaaatgtacttataATGTATATACTCGCTCTTATGCTatttgaactcactatgttctctgctggctgtacatatcctactaagtcacacctacactgtttcaatgtccatttctctgttgatgcaatattgatgactgaagtactgatatcaaccaaagctcctcaccccaccccccggattgtaaataatgtaaataattcaatgtatatactatgatga
Above is a genomic segment from Nerophis ophidion isolate RoL-2023_Sa linkage group LG02, RoL_Noph_v1.0, whole genome shotgun sequence containing:
- the prr13 gene encoding proline rich 13, with the protein product MWPNQGQSNPAFPPGYNPAYPAVPPAGVFPQPPRTQFTPVQYPVGLNPAMVPNAPLGVMPYIAPGPQSYPVAAGGYPAVPVAGAYPRSPKGHHHKKKGHHHHKGLYPGGINTLGGGLNHLGGGLNHLGGLNHLGGGLNHLGGLNHLGGGLNHLGGGVSGTLTGLAMGLAGHKVNKKLKKGKKLKKGHHYGGHHKHGGKSSSSSSSSSSSSSSSD